Proteins encoded within one genomic window of Thioploca ingrica:
- a CDS encoding transcription elongation factor GreA produces MNKSPITAQGAQKLRDELHELKTIKRPQIIQAIAEARAHGDLKENAEYHAAREQQSFIEGRIVEIDSKLGNAEIIEVTKINAGGKIVFGATVDLMNVDTEEKVTYQIVGEDEADIKANLISISSPIARALIGKKEGDIAVVNAPSGKKEYEVLDIKYI; encoded by the coding sequence ATGAATAAATCACCCATAACCGCCCAAGGCGCACAAAAGTTGCGCGACGAACTACATGAATTAAAAACCATTAAGCGACCTCAAATCATTCAAGCCATTGCGGAAGCCCGTGCTCATGGTGATTTGAAAGAAAATGCCGAATATCATGCCGCCCGTGAACAACAAAGCTTTATTGAAGGTCGAATTGTCGAAATTGACAGTAAGCTAGGTAATGCGGAGATTATTGAGGTCACGAAGATCAACGCCGGGGGTAAAATTGTTTTTGGCGCCACGGTTGATTTGATGAATGTCGATACAGAAGAGAAAGTTACTTATCAAATTGTGGGTGAAGACGAAGCCGATATCAAAGCGAATTTGATTTCAATTAGTTCCCCCATTGCGCGTGCTCTAATTGGTAAAAAAGAAGGTGATATTGCCGTGGTAAATGCGCCCAGTGGTAAGAAAGAATATGAAGTGTTAGATATCAAATATATCTAG
- a CDS encoding carbamoyl-phosphate synthase, large subunit, with translation MPKRTDLKNILIIGAGPIVIGQACEFDYSGAQACKALREEGYRVILVNSNPATIMTDPDMADATYIEPIRWQTVAQIIERERPDALLPTMGGQTALNCALDLVREGILAQFQVELIGASIEAIEKAENREKFRTAMRHIGLEMPRSLIARSLEEALLAPNELGFPLVIRPSFTLGGTGGGIAYNREEFTAICENGLELSPIHELLIEESVLGWKEFEMEVVRDHQDNCIIVCSIENLDPMGIHTGDSITIAPIQTLTDKEYQLMRNAAIAVLREIGVDTGGSNVQFAVNPQDGRMVIIEMNPRVSRSSALASKATGFPIAKVAAKLAVGYTLDELANEITGGIIPASFEPTLDYVVTKIPRFTFEKFPQTEPILTTQMKSVGEAMAIGRTFQESLQKALRSLETGVNGLDECLDPHLDPTSDAVRDVLRHQLKNPGPERLWYIADAFRAGWSVEDVHEFTAIDPWFLVQIANLVDEESSLCIGCIENMSAEQLRALKRKGFADQRLADLLEVSEKTIRELRHRHQVRPVFKRVDSCAAEFAATTAYLYSTYEEECEAQPTSRHKIIVLGGGPNRIGQGIEFDYCCVQAALALRADGYETIMINCNPETVSTDYDTSDRLYFEPLTLEDVLEIIALEQPLGVIVQYGGQTPLKLARALAAAGAPIIGTSSDSIDLAEDRERFQQLIQKLGLRQPPNRTARTEADALILAEEIGYPLVVRPSYVLGGRAMEIVYNKDDLNRYMRQAVAVSNASPVLLDRFLDDAIEVDVDAVCDGKQVLIGGIMEHIEQAGIHSGDSACSLPPYGLSAMIQDQLREQMTRMAMALNVVGLVNAQFAIQHQTIHVLEVNPRASRTVPFVSKATGLSLARIAARCMVGQSLKQQGFTQECIPNYYSVKEAVFPFAKFAGVDPLLSPEMKSTGEVMGIGRSFGEAFAKSQLAAGSDLPRSGIAFLSVRDTDKLAAVDIARELAALGFEILATRGTAQAIQQAGIACTVINKVLEGRPHIVDRIKNDEISFIINTTEGKQAIADSYTIRRMALQYKVTATTTIAGARASVLALKTLDTNKVNRLQDLHKELQGATAA, from the coding sequence ATGCCAAAACGTACTGATTTAAAAAATATTTTAATCATCGGTGCCGGCCCCATTGTGATTGGTCAAGCCTGTGAATTTGATTATTCCGGTGCTCAAGCCTGTAAAGCATTACGAGAAGAAGGCTATCGAGTTATTCTCGTGAATTCTAATCCAGCGACGATTATGACTGATCCAGACATGGCTGATGCCACTTATATTGAACCGATTCGCTGGCAAACCGTTGCCCAAATTATTGAACGCGAACGTCCGGATGCTTTATTACCTACGATGGGGGGGCAAACGGCCCTTAACTGTGCCTTGGATTTAGTGCGCGAAGGAATTTTGGCGCAATTCCAAGTAGAACTGATCGGGGCTTCCATTGAAGCGATTGAAAAAGCAGAGAATCGCGAAAAATTTCGTACCGCTATGCGCCATATCGGTTTGGAAATGCCACGCTCTCTGATTGCCCGTAGCTTAGAAGAAGCGCTGTTAGCGCCAAATGAACTCGGTTTTCCATTAGTGATTCGACCCTCGTTTACTTTAGGGGGTACCGGCGGTGGTATCGCTTATAATCGGGAAGAATTTACCGCTATTTGTGAAAATGGTTTGGAATTATCGCCGATTCATGAATTACTTATCGAAGAATCAGTTCTGGGCTGGAAAGAGTTTGAAATGGAGGTGGTACGCGATCATCAGGATAATTGTATTATCGTTTGCTCCATAGAAAATCTTGATCCCATGGGAATCCACACTGGGGATTCGATTACCATTGCTCCCATCCAAACGTTGACGGATAAAGAATACCAACTCATGCGCAATGCGGCGATAGCGGTATTGCGGGAAATTGGGGTGGATACCGGGGGTTCTAACGTCCAATTTGCGGTTAATCCTCAAGATGGGCGAATGGTGATTATCGAAATGAATCCCCGCGTATCACGTTCTTCGGCTTTAGCTTCCAAAGCGACCGGATTTCCGATTGCTAAAGTCGCTGCTAAATTAGCCGTTGGTTACACGCTTGATGAACTGGCCAATGAAATCACCGGAGGGATCATCCCAGCGTCATTTGAACCCACGCTCGATTATGTCGTCACTAAAATACCCCGCTTTACTTTTGAGAAATTTCCTCAAACCGAGCCCATCTTAACAACCCAAATGAAATCCGTCGGTGAAGCGATGGCGATTGGTCGCACTTTTCAAGAATCTTTACAAAAAGCCTTGCGTAGTCTAGAAACTGGCGTAAATGGCTTAGATGAATGCCTCGATCCGCACTTAGATCCGACTTCAGATGCCGTACGCGATGTTCTCCGTCATCAGTTGAAAAATCCCGGTCCCGAGCGGTTATGGTACATTGCCGATGCGTTTCGCGCCGGGTGGTCGGTGGAAGATGTGCATGAATTCACTGCCATCGATCCGTGGTTTTTAGTCCAAATTGCTAATTTAGTGGATGAGGAATCTAGCCTCTGTATTGGCTGTATAGAAAACATGAGTGCTGAGCAACTGCGTGCCTTAAAACGGAAAGGTTTTGCCGATCAACGTTTGGCAGACTTATTAGAAGTCAGTGAGAAAACGATTAGAGAACTGCGTCATCGTCACCAAGTTCGACCGGTGTTTAAGCGCGTCGATTCCTGTGCGGCTGAATTTGCTGCCACCACCGCTTATCTTTATTCCACTTATGAAGAAGAATGCGAAGCGCAACCCACCTCACGTCATAAAATCATTGTCCTGGGTGGTGGACCTAATCGGATTGGCCAAGGAATTGAATTTGATTATTGTTGTGTGCAGGCGGCATTAGCTTTACGAGCAGATGGCTATGAAACCATCATGATTAATTGTAATCCGGAAACAGTGTCTACCGATTACGATACTTCGGATCGACTGTATTTTGAACCACTGACGTTAGAAGATGTTTTAGAAATTATTGCCTTAGAACAACCACTGGGCGTTATTGTTCAGTATGGTGGACAAACCCCACTGAAACTGGCTCGCGCTTTAGCGGCAGCGGGTGCGCCTATCATTGGTACCAGTTCGGATTCGATTGATTTAGCCGAAGATCGGGAGCGGTTTCAACAACTTATTCAAAAACTGGGCCTACGTCAACCACCGAATCGAACCGCGCGTACTGAAGCAGATGCTTTAATCCTGGCAGAAGAAATTGGTTATCCCCTAGTGGTTCGACCTTCCTATGTGTTAGGGGGGCGCGCTATGGAAATTGTCTACAATAAAGATGATCTCAATCGTTACATGCGACAAGCCGTAGCAGTTTCTAATGCTTCGCCAGTATTGTTAGATCGCTTTTTAGATGATGCCATCGAAGTCGATGTCGACGCGGTCTGTGATGGCAAACAAGTTTTAATTGGTGGTATTATGGAGCACATTGAACAAGCCGGCATTCATTCTGGCGATTCAGCGTGTTCTTTACCTCCCTATGGCTTGTCCGCGATGATTCAAGACCAACTCCGTGAGCAAATGACCCGGATGGCGATGGCTTTAAATGTGGTAGGATTAGTCAATGCCCAGTTTGCGATTCAACACCAAACGATTCATGTTTTAGAAGTCAATCCACGGGCTTCACGCACGGTACCCTTTGTATCCAAAGCCACCGGCTTATCACTCGCCCGGATTGCAGCACGTTGTATGGTTGGGCAAAGTTTAAAGCAACAAGGTTTCACGCAAGAATGTATTCCCAATTATTACTCAGTTAAAGAAGCCGTGTTTCCTTTTGCTAAATTTGCGGGAGTTGATCCACTTTTGAGTCCAGAAATGAAATCAACCGGCGAAGTGATGGGGATTGGGCGTAGTTTTGGGGAAGCTTTTGCGAAATCACAACTCGCTGCCGGGAGTGATTTACCGCGTTCGGGGATTGCTTTTTTAAGTGTGCGTGACACGGATAAACTAGCAGCCGTTGATATTGCTCGCGAATTAGCTGCGCTGGGTTTTGAAATACTCGCTACTCGCGGGACTGCTCAAGCTATCCAACAAGCGGGCATTGCGTGTACCGTCATTAACAAAGTGCTTGAAGGCAGACCTCATATTGTTGATCGGATCAAAAATGATGAAATCAGTTTTATTATTAATACCACCGAAGGTAAACAAGCGATAGCTGATTCTTACACGATTCGTCGAATGGCATTACAGTATAAAGTTACCGCCACGACGACGATTGCCGGTGCCCGAGCCAGTGTCTTAGCACTAAAAACCCTGGATACGAATAAAGTTAATCGTTTACAAGATTTACATAAAGAATTACAAGGTGCAACAGCAGCATGA
- a CDS encoding carbamoyl-phosphate synthase, small subunit encodes MRHAALLALADGSLFYGESIGVAGQRVGEVVFNTAMTGYQEILTDPSYYQQIVTLTYPHIGNVGVNQEDQESPQVFAAGLVIRDLPLLESSWRAEMALEDYLKLHQVVSIAGIDTRRLTRLLREQGAQTGCLVASEQIDAQAAIQSARNFGGLQGQDLAKEVSTQRSYLWENGLWSLPDQQLKPAPQQWQVIAYDFGVKHNILRHLVNSGCQVTVVPAQTPAHEVLQLKPHGVFLSNGPGDPEACHYAITAIKEIVATGTPVFGICLGHQLLGLASGAKTIKMKFGHHGANHPVQDLASRRVLITSQNHGFAIDEFSLPACLQTTHRSLFDGSLQGIRRTDKPAFGFQGHPEASPGPHDIAALFGQFIELMKSS; translated from the coding sequence TTGAGACACGCGGCCTTGTTAGCTTTGGCAGATGGCAGTTTGTTTTACGGTGAATCAATCGGGGTTGCCGGACAACGTGTCGGTGAAGTGGTTTTTAATACCGCCATGACGGGTTACCAGGAAATACTCACTGATCCTTCCTATTATCAACAAATTGTGACGTTAACTTATCCTCATATCGGTAATGTCGGTGTTAATCAGGAAGATCAAGAATCACCACAGGTTTTTGCGGCTGGTCTCGTTATTCGGGATTTACCGTTACTAGAAAGTAGTTGGCGAGCGGAAATGGCGTTAGAAGATTATTTAAAACTTCATCAAGTCGTGAGCATTGCCGGAATCGATACCCGCCGTCTCACTCGATTATTACGAGAACAAGGCGCGCAAACCGGTTGCCTCGTGGCGAGTGAACAGATTGATGCCCAGGCAGCGATTCAATCAGCCAGAAATTTTGGCGGTTTGCAAGGTCAAGATCTCGCTAAAGAAGTATCTACGCAACGAAGTTATCTTTGGGAAAACGGTTTATGGTCTTTACCCGATCAACAGTTAAAACCAGCCCCTCAACAATGGCAAGTCATCGCTTACGATTTTGGGGTTAAGCATAACATTCTTCGGCACCTAGTCAATAGCGGTTGCCAAGTGACCGTAGTTCCAGCGCAAACCCCGGCTCATGAAGTACTTCAATTAAAACCTCATGGCGTGTTTTTATCCAATGGGCCAGGCGACCCCGAAGCTTGTCATTATGCGATTACGGCGATTAAAGAAATTGTTGCAACGGGTACGCCCGTATTTGGGATTTGTTTAGGCCATCAATTATTAGGTTTAGCCAGTGGTGCGAAAACCATTAAAATGAAATTTGGTCATCATGGTGCCAATCATCCGGTTCAAGATTTAGCTTCGCGGCGGGTGCTGATTACCAGCCAAAATCATGGTTTTGCCATTGATGAATTCAGCTTACCTGCCTGCTTACAAACCACGCATCGTTCTTTATTTGATGGTTCCTTACAAGGAATCCGACGTACCGATAAACCGGCCTTTGGTTTTCAAGGACATCCAGAAGCGAGTCCAGGTCCTCATGATATCGCGGCTCTCTTTGGGCAATTTATTGAATTAATGAAATCTTCTTAA
- a CDS encoding acetylornithine aminotransferase, with translation MPMTLMSNYARLPVTFVKGEGAWLWDTQGTRYLDAIAGIAVCGLGHAHPAITTAICQQAQQLLHTSNLYGIAHQQALADALIQITNLDRAFFCNSGAEANEAAIKIARLYGHSRGIDLPTIIVTEGSFHGRTLATLTATGNPKMQAGFAPLMPGFIRVPYNDIDAIAQLAEQHSEIVAILVEPVTGEGGIVIPDPDYLLNLRTLCDRHQWLLMLDEIQTGMGRTGQWFAYQETGILPDVLSLAKGLGNGVPIGACLARGPAAAIFQPGHHGSTFGGNPLVCRVALAVIQTIEQENLLPRVQALSQRFYDGFSKALASISGVRKIRVKGLMIGIELDRPGYPLMSKALEHRLLINVTAERVIRLLPPLIISDAQADEIITTVSQLLREFFNSPVIH, from the coding sequence ATGCCAATGACTTTGATGTCTAATTATGCCCGTTTACCGGTCACTTTTGTCAAAGGGGAAGGTGCGTGGCTATGGGATACCCAAGGAACTCGTTATTTAGATGCGATTGCGGGGATAGCGGTCTGTGGTTTAGGACATGCTCATCCGGCGATTACCACTGCAATTTGCCAGCAAGCTCAGCAACTTTTGCACACGTCTAACCTGTACGGGATTGCGCATCAACAAGCGCTCGCGGACGCATTGATACAAATAACCAATCTGGATCGCGCTTTTTTTTGTAACTCCGGTGCCGAAGCCAATGAAGCAGCCATTAAAATTGCTCGTTTGTATGGACATAGCCGTGGTATAGACTTACCCACTATCATTGTTACCGAGGGTTCATTTCATGGACGGACTTTAGCGACTTTGACTGCGACGGGTAATCCCAAAATGCAAGCTGGCTTTGCTCCGCTAATGCCTGGTTTTATTCGCGTACCCTATAATGATATTGATGCGATAGCGCAACTTGCTGAACAACATTCTGAAATTGTTGCGATATTAGTTGAACCGGTAACCGGTGAAGGGGGTATCGTTATTCCGGATCCCGATTATCTTCTTAACTTGCGCACGCTTTGTGACCGTCATCAATGGTTATTAATGCTGGATGAAATTCAAACGGGAATGGGGCGTACTGGGCAATGGTTCGCCTATCAGGAAACCGGGATTCTTCCTGATGTATTAAGTCTAGCCAAAGGACTGGGGAATGGTGTACCGATAGGCGCTTGTTTAGCACGTGGTCCAGCGGCGGCGATTTTCCAACCCGGTCACCATGGTTCGACTTTTGGCGGTAATCCACTGGTTTGTAGAGTCGCACTCGCCGTGATTCAAACCATTGAACAAGAAAATCTATTACCCCGTGTCCAAGCACTCAGTCAACGTTTTTATGATGGATTCTCGAAAGCATTAGCAAGTATAAGTGGGGTAAGGAAAATTCGTGTCAAAGGGTTAATGATAGGGATTGAACTGGATCGACCGGGTTATCCTTTAATGAGTAAAGCACTTGAACATCGCTTATTAATTAATGTCACGGCTGAACGTGTAATTCGTTTATTACCGCCTTTGATTATCAGTGATGCTCAAGCGGATGAAATCATAACCACGGTTAGTCAATTGCTACGAGAATTTTTCAACTCTCCCGTTATCCATTAA
- a CDS encoding ornithine carbamoyltransferase, with protein sequence MAPRHFLTTLDFSIVELKQLIARAIELKAMHYAGTRYEPFKNKVLAMIFEKSSTRTRVSFETAMYQGGGNAIFLSPRDTQLGRGEPIEDTARVLSSMVDCVMIRTYAHHNIELFAKYSKVPVINALTDLHHPCQLLADIQTYIEHRQDIQGKRVAWIGDGNNMCHSYMLAAYQFEFELVIACPPEYQPHADLIAKTQRYVTITTDPRQAVKGADLVTTDVWSSMGQEEQHNVRAQVFKTYHVDQQLMSLAKPDAVFLHCLPAHRGEEVSAEVIDGPQSVVWEQAENRLHSQKALLEFLLQMGKGDL encoded by the coding sequence ATGGCTCCACGTCATTTCCTGACAACGTTAGATTTTTCAATAGTTGAATTAAAACAGCTTATCGCACGTGCTATTGAACTCAAAGCAATGCACTATGCGGGTACACGCTATGAGCCGTTTAAAAACAAAGTACTTGCCATGATTTTTGAGAAATCTTCTACCCGTACTCGAGTTTCGTTTGAAACCGCCATGTATCAAGGCGGAGGTAATGCTATTTTTCTTTCGCCACGTGATACCCAATTAGGACGTGGTGAACCGATTGAAGATACGGCTAGAGTCTTATCGAGTATGGTCGATTGTGTCATGATTAGAACTTATGCTCATCATAATATTGAATTATTTGCTAAATATTCTAAAGTGCCGGTGATTAATGCCTTAACTGACCTGCATCATCCTTGTCAGTTGTTAGCTGATATCCAGACTTATATTGAGCATCGACAAGATATTCAAGGTAAAAGAGTCGCTTGGATAGGAGATGGGAATAACATGTGCCATTCTTACATGTTAGCCGCCTATCAATTTGAGTTTGAATTAGTGATTGCGTGTCCTCCTGAATATCAACCTCATGCTGACTTAATTGCGAAAACTCAGCGTTATGTCACGATTACTACGGATCCGAGGCAAGCAGTTAAAGGAGCTGATCTGGTCACAACTGATGTGTGGTCGAGTATGGGACAAGAAGAACAGCATAATGTACGAGCACAAGTGTTTAAAACTTATCATGTTGATCAGCAATTAATGTCTTTAGCCAAACCCGATGCGGTATTTTTGCATTGTTTACCGGCTCATCGGGGTGAAGAAGTCAGTGCTGAAGTTATTGATGGTCCCCAAAGCGTTGTTTGGGAACAAGCAGAAAATCGATTACACTCACAAAAAGCATTATTAGAATTTCTATTACAGATGGGTAAGGGTGACTTATAA
- a CDS encoding polyphosphate glucokinase, protein MEILGIDIGGSGVKGAPVNINTGELMAERHRIPTPQPAVPTAIAEVVAELVTHFNWHGPIGCAFPAVIKQGVIYTAANIDQSWLGIDGSKLIAEKTGCPTLLLNDADAAGIAEMTFGAGKNHLGTVIIHTFGTGIGSAIFVNGQLVPNTEFGHMEIRGKEAEHRASDLIRSQKDLAWKQWAKRVNEFLGRMEALFWPDLFIIGGGVSKKHEKFLPLLQTRAQIVPAHLLNQAGIIGAALAAANGLKPAEEIKPDNLLDLES, encoded by the coding sequence ATGGAAATACTGGGTATTGATATTGGTGGCTCAGGTGTTAAAGGTGCACCCGTTAATATTAACACGGGAGAACTCATGGCAGAACGTCACCGAATTCCTACGCCTCAACCCGCAGTACCAACAGCCATTGCCGAAGTTGTGGCAGAACTGGTAACTCATTTTAATTGGCATGGACCAATCGGGTGTGCTTTTCCGGCCGTTATTAAACAAGGTGTCATCTATACTGCCGCTAATATTGACCAATCTTGGCTTGGCATTGATGGCTCAAAATTAATTGCAGAAAAGACGGGTTGTCCTACCTTACTATTAAATGATGCCGATGCGGCTGGGATTGCGGAAATGACCTTTGGCGCCGGAAAAAACCATTTAGGAACCGTCATTATACATACTTTTGGTACCGGGATTGGGAGTGCTATCTTTGTTAATGGACAATTAGTTCCTAACACCGAATTTGGGCATATGGAAATCCGCGGTAAAGAGGCAGAACATAGAGCTTCTGATTTGATCCGTAGTCAAAAAGATCTCGCTTGGAAACAATGGGCTAAACGAGTCAATGAATTTTTAGGACGAATGGAGGCATTATTTTGGCCAGATTTATTTATTATTGGGGGTGGTGTTAGCAAAAAACATGAAAAATTTTTACCCCTATTACAAACCCGTGCCCAAATTGTTCCCGCTCATTTATTAAATCAAGCTGGTATTATTGGTGCTGCTCTAGCGGCAGCAAATGGACTCAAACCGGCTGAGGAAATCAAACCAGATAATTTATTAGACTTAGAATCGTAA
- a CDS encoding teichoic acids export ATP-binding protein TagH, with translation MITQQNLPVLSLKNVGVYYKSNRGVFGKPFWALKDVSFDLYPGETLGIIGRNGVGKSTLLRLMAGIIKPSKGDFINNGYQVSLLSLNLGFIYYLTGRENAILSGMFMGLRKAEIQAKMDAIIEFAELGNFFDQPIATYSSGMLARLGFSVAFQVDPEVLLIDEVFGVGDAEFRQKSTQLMQEKIQSQQTIVFVSHQDSLIRQLCHRVVWIEDGVSKAEGHAAQVLREYHHSLHLSSISAKGTPI, from the coding sequence ATGATCACTCAACAAAATTTACCGGTTTTATCTTTAAAAAACGTTGGCGTTTATTATAAAAGCAACCGTGGTGTATTTGGTAAACCTTTTTGGGCACTCAAAGATGTTTCATTTGATTTATACCCAGGTGAAACCTTAGGTATTATTGGTCGCAATGGCGTTGGTAAAAGTACTTTACTTAGGCTAATGGCTGGCATTATTAAACCGAGTAAAGGCGATTTTATTAATAATGGTTATCAAGTTTCGCTGTTATCTTTAAATCTTGGGTTTATTTATTATTTAACTGGACGAGAAAATGCCATTTTAAGCGGCATGTTTATGGGATTAAGAAAAGCAGAGATCCAAGCGAAGATGGATGCAATTATTGAGTTTGCCGAACTGGGAAACTTTTTTGATCAACCGATTGCCACTTATTCTTCTGGAATGCTTGCTCGGTTGGGATTTTCAGTTGCTTTTCAAGTGGATCCCGAGGTGTTATTAATTGATGAGGTTTTTGGGGTAGGTGATGCCGAATTTCGGCAAAAATCGACTCAGCTCATGCAAGAAAAGATTCAATCTCAGCAAACGATTGTGTTTGTCTCCCATCAGGATTCCTTAATTAGACAATTGTGTCATCGAGTCGTGTGGATAGAAGACGGGGTAAGCAAAGCCGAAGGTCATGCCGCCCAGGTACTCAGAGAATATCATCATTCTTTGCATTTAAGTTCAATCTCGGCGAAAGGAACTCCGATTTGA
- a CDS encoding putative glycosyltransferase, whose amino-acid sequence MTTENRDLTAADELVAAQTKIIEYQKEISQLRQALEARTQDINKLIQWTQSLQQDILAVYNSITWQLGQFITQIALKLLRRPVGPTARDHINKILTTFESWKINYFQSRRLSGLQPYMPWHDTKEYALWIKQYDTLNPRLLEQLLSQQEQWLYQPRISLLMWTDHSHQQWLLEAIQSVQAQFYPHWELNLAYQTTLAESTLQIVALESRIQLIDCTQTDTLAATLNQALAQATGDFIAVIGEQDRLPAHALSKMVEWLNRYPQTDLLYSDADKLDENGQRYDPYFKSDWNPDLFYSQHFLQHFTLYRRAVVAEINGFQPDYPGSENYDFTLRFIEHIASQNIHHIPHILYHQRQLAQLTPIANNTDSHCPALQAHLQRLNQSAQVVAAPGGHTRVIYKLPAQLPLVSLIIPTRDKLDLLRGTVEGCLNQTRYDNIEIIIMDNSSVEPETLAYLKAIQHDNRVTVIRHAAPFNYSQLNNIGVAHAQGDIIGLINNDLEVIAPDWLTEMVSHALRPEIGAVGAKLYYANDTIQHAGVIVGLGGMAGHGFKFLAREAPGYYWKPFLIQNYSVVTGACLVMRRQVFEEVGGLEEKHLQVAFNDVDLCLRIRQRGYRIIWTPYAELYHLESASRGLDNTLKKFLRLRHELNYMKSHWAEILLNDPYYNPNLTIEYEDFSLAYPPRVNLFCSAASINTD is encoded by the coding sequence TTGACCACAGAAAACCGAGATTTAACTGCAGCAGATGAACTCGTTGCTGCTCAGACTAAGATTATTGAATATCAAAAAGAAATTTCTCAATTACGGCAAGCTTTGGAAGCCAGAACTCAAGATATCAATAAACTCATTCAATGGACTCAAAGTTTACAGCAAGATATTTTAGCCGTTTATAATTCAATCACCTGGCAACTGGGTCAATTCATTACCCAAATTGCTTTGAAATTACTCCGCCGTCCCGTTGGACCAACTGCCCGCGATCATATTAATAAAATCCTAACGACCTTTGAATCCTGGAAAATTAACTATTTCCAAAGCCGTCGACTCTCGGGACTACAACCTTATATGCCTTGGCATGACACTAAAGAATACGCTTTATGGATTAAGCAATATGATACTTTAAATCCAAGGTTACTTGAGCAACTACTCTCTCAACAGGAGCAGTGGTTATATCAACCGCGGATATCTCTGTTGATGTGGACGGATCATTCCCATCAGCAGTGGCTGCTAGAAGCAATTCAATCAGTGCAAGCCCAGTTTTATCCGCATTGGGAATTAAATCTTGCTTATCAAACTACCCTAGCAGAATCAACGCTTCAAATAGTGGCTTTGGAATCACGAATCCAATTGATCGATTGTACTCAAACTGACACTTTAGCCGCTACTTTAAATCAAGCTTTAGCGCAAGCAACCGGTGATTTCATTGCCGTCATCGGTGAACAGGATCGATTACCGGCGCATGCTTTATCTAAAATGGTCGAATGGCTTAATCGCTATCCCCAAACTGACCTGCTTTACAGCGATGCAGATAAATTGGATGAGAACGGACAACGTTATGATCCCTATTTTAAATCCGACTGGAACCCCGATTTATTTTATTCCCAACATTTTCTGCAACACTTCACTCTTTATCGCCGCGCAGTGGTCGCTGAAATCAATGGATTTCAACCGGATTATCCTGGCAGTGAAAATTATGACTTCACCCTTCGCTTTATTGAACACATTGCGAGCCAAAACATTCACCATATTCCACATATCTTGTATCATCAACGTCAACTCGCTCAACTGACTCCTATTGCCAATAACACGGATTCCCATTGCCCAGCATTACAAGCCCATTTGCAACGCTTAAATCAATCCGCTCAAGTAGTGGCAGCCCCGGGTGGACATACTCGAGTCATTTATAAATTACCGGCGCAATTACCTTTAGTCAGCTTGATCATTCCGACTCGTGATAAACTCGATTTACTGCGTGGTACCGTCGAAGGTTGCCTTAACCAAACGCGTTATGACAACATTGAAATCATTATTATGGATAATAGCAGTGTTGAACCCGAAACTTTGGCGTATTTAAAAGCCATTCAACACGATAACCGAGTGACCGTCATTCGTCATGCGGCACCGTTTAATTATTCCCAACTCAATAACATCGGTGTTGCTCATGCACAGGGCGATATCATTGGTTTAATCAATAATGATTTAGAAGTCATTGCGCCAGATTGGTTAACTGAAATGGTTAGTCATGCACTTCGTCCAGAAATTGGTGCTGTAGGTGCTAAACTGTATTATGCTAACGACACCATTCAACATGCGGGAGTCATTGTGGGACTCGGTGGGATGGCTGGACATGGGTTTAAATTCTTAGCCCGAGAAGCGCCCGGTTATTATTGGAAACCCTTTTTAATTCAAAATTATTCGGTCGTCACCGGAGCTTGTTTAGTGATGCGGCGTCAAGTTTTTGAGGAAGTGGGGGGATTAGAAGAAAAACATCTTCAAGTCGCCTTTAACGATGTAGACTTATGCCTGCGAATTCGACAACGCGGTTATCGCATTATTTGGACACCGTATGCCGAACTTTATCACTTGGAATCAGCAAGTCGCGGTTTAGACAATACTTTAAAGAAATTTCTCCGCTTACGGCATGAACTCAATTACATGAAATCACATTGGGCGGAGATTTTACTGAATGATCCGTATTACAACCCTAATTTAACGATTGAATATGAAGATTTTTCTTTGGCATACCCGCCCAGAGTTAATTTATTTTGCTCAGCAGCGTCAATTAATACCGATTGA